From one Rhodothermia bacterium genomic stretch:
- a CDS encoding transcriptional regulator: MALELSPLQNELVVEFGNIYENYGFQRIKGLIVGLLLGQPEPMSLDDIVDALGRSKGPISTAVRELSTMGTLRKVTGPENRRDYYTTHPDLFFNNFMFNMQTVRRNRRIAEQFLNEVTPDAPGNGHLIRNLEHMRAFYTLMETFYRNFSEEWKQQRPTPIRPEEER, encoded by the coding sequence ATGGCGCTTGAACTCTCGCCTTTACAAAATGAATTAGTTGTAGAATTTGGCAACATATATGAGAACTATGGTTTTCAGCGGATCAAGGGTCTCATTGTGGGCTTGCTCTTGGGCCAGCCGGAGCCAATGAGTCTTGACGACATTGTGGATGCATTGGGCCGATCGAAAGGTCCGATCTCGACAGCCGTCCGCGAGCTATCTACGATGGGCACTTTGCGCAAAGTAACAGGGCCGGAGAATAGACGGGACTACTATACCACCCATCCCGATCTTTTCTTCAATAACTTCATGTTCAACATGCAAACGGTGCGGCGCAATCGGCGCATTGCCGAGCAGTTTTTGAACGAAGTGACGCCAGACGCCCCCGGAAATGGGCATCTGATCCGGAATTTGGAACACATGCGTGCGTTTTACACCTTAATGGAAACGTTTTATCGCAACTTCTCGGAAGAGTGGAAGCAACAGCGACCCACCCCTATCCGTCCAGAAGAAGAGCGCTAA
- a CDS encoding TonB-dependent receptor, giving the protein MKPLRTIWACGMALLCLLAPTVAAQTISGIVRDGGSNLPLPGVTVAVVGSNTGTVTNVSGAYSLNVGKAGTFSIRYSFVGYAAETRSVLLAVGKNQTLDVSLSPVMLSGDEVVVTASRRPEKLTEAPASISVITAKDFDQIASFNVGELASKIQGVEFVRTGVTGVGFNARGFNNAFNAKVVAMTDGRNSMMAGGSGLPAGIMNTVIKEDIERLEVVLGPNSALYGPNAHNGVANTITKDPRRYPGTTVAFSGGSQSVLSARLRHAQSLGSKLAFKVTGEFTKGEDFDFTDSVFVGGSVYGRVRSVPERNLDHTFQHIRGEGHLYFTPKAGNDFILSYGGSVNDFLSVNNVGRNQIQDWKFSYAQARYVSPRLFGQVYYTWTDVGTSYGITPYTRDYTNRINSTITDPASPFFPSVGRLSSQAAETFGLRLGNQFKEKSGRLNAELQYNTAIEPLGINLVASASYQKDSPNTYGTSIADSTVPGQEGTLIEITQMGAALQLEKALPAGFKLVAAGRLDNHSSFGNQFAPKVAVVKTVGDGAFRASYGRAFSNPLILFQYAYIFNIVYGNGQGIRYIPNGANVNDASAIKTTDPLRPEQIGTYEVGYKGTFNKKVFVDVAGYYGKTKDFLSPTIGVLGRALTMGDIEIKNTAVPGAVNASGVLSGAQFLTYFNYGQVDAWGVDLGVNYYLNKSATLGVKYSWFDSDITDGDIKNDANRDGAVSAEERSLNAPNHRVAGTLSLANIAGKPLFANISARWVQEYDFYSGNQIGTAAGEGKRGVVSVTLPSGVTANYLKNWNHGALGGFTTVDLSMGYALNKMFSLGAAVSNVFNVEQREFVGSPSIGRLISFELKANLR; this is encoded by the coding sequence ATGAAACCTCTCCGCACCATATGGGCCTGCGGCATGGCATTGCTTTGCTTGCTCGCCCCGACGGTAGCCGCCCAAACCATAAGCGGCATCGTTCGGGACGGTGGCTCCAATCTGCCGTTGCCCGGCGTTACGGTTGCTGTTGTCGGTTCCAATACCGGAACAGTAACCAATGTATCTGGCGCATATTCGCTCAATGTAGGCAAGGCTGGCACCTTTAGCATTCGTTATTCGTTTGTAGGCTATGCCGCCGAGACCCGCTCTGTTCTTTTGGCCGTTGGCAAAAACCAAACCTTAGACGTATCGCTGAGTCCGGTTATGTTGTCTGGAGACGAAGTGGTGGTTACAGCCTCGCGTCGTCCCGAAAAACTGACGGAAGCACCGGCGTCCATTAGTGTGATTACCGCGAAAGATTTCGACCAAATCGCCTCGTTCAATGTGGGTGAATTGGCCTCGAAAATTCAAGGCGTAGAGTTTGTGCGGACGGGTGTAACGGGCGTAGGCTTTAATGCGCGTGGGTTTAACAATGCGTTTAATGCAAAAGTTGTGGCAATGACCGATGGCCGTAACTCCATGATGGCGGGGGGGAGTGGCTTGCCGGCAGGAATTATGAACACAGTGATCAAAGAAGACATCGAGCGTTTGGAAGTGGTGCTTGGCCCGAATTCGGCGCTGTATGGCCCCAATGCACACAATGGCGTGGCCAATACCATTACCAAAGACCCACGTCGTTATCCGGGGACAACGGTGGCCTTCTCTGGCGGGAGCCAAAGCGTTCTGTCGGCGCGTTTGCGTCATGCACAATCTTTAGGAAGCAAACTTGCGTTTAAAGTAACGGGTGAGTTTACGAAAGGTGAAGATTTTGATTTTACGGACAGTGTTTTTGTGGGTGGATCGGTTTATGGGCGTGTGCGCTCGGTTCCCGAACGCAATTTAGACCACACCTTCCAGCACATTCGCGGAGAAGGCCATTTATACTTTACCCCAAAAGCCGGAAACGACTTCATTTTGTCTTATGGCGGTAGTGTGAATGACTTCTTGAGCGTCAACAATGTGGGACGCAACCAAATCCAAGACTGGAAATTCTCGTATGCACAAGCCCGTTATGTCTCGCCTCGTCTTTTTGGTCAGGTCTATTATACGTGGACGGATGTTGGCACTTCGTATGGGATTACACCCTATACCCGCGATTATACCAACCGAATAAACAGCACCATCACGGATCCGGCCAGTCCTTTCTTTCCGTCTGTTGGCCGCCTCTCCTCCCAAGCTGCCGAAACCTTTGGCCTGCGCTTGGGGAACCAGTTCAAAGAAAAATCGGGACGTCTAAATGCGGAACTTCAGTACAATACTGCCATCGAGCCGCTCGGTATAAACCTTGTTGCTTCTGCCAGTTACCAAAAAGACAGTCCGAACACCTATGGAACCTCGATTGCGGACAGCACCGTTCCGGGACAAGAAGGAACCCTCATCGAGATTACCCAAATGGGCGCTGCGCTACAATTGGAAAAAGCCTTGCCTGCCGGATTTAAATTGGTTGCTGCTGGTCGCTTAGACAACCACAGCAGTTTTGGCAATCAGTTTGCGCCAAAAGTTGCAGTTGTAAAAACGGTTGGTGATGGAGCCTTCCGCGCAAGCTATGGACGTGCATTCTCCAATCCGTTAATTCTCTTCCAATACGCCTACATCTTTAATATTGTATATGGCAATGGGCAAGGCATTCGCTACATCCCCAATGGCGCCAATGTAAATGATGCTTCTGCCATTAAGACCACCGATCCACTCCGTCCGGAGCAAATCGGAACCTATGAAGTAGGTTATAAAGGCACGTTCAACAAAAAAGTATTTGTGGATGTGGCGGGTTATTATGGGAAAACCAAAGACTTCCTTAGCCCCACGATTGGGGTTCTGGGCCGCGCACTCACGATGGGCGATATTGAGATCAAAAATACCGCCGTTCCGGGAGCTGTAAATGCTTCTGGTGTACTCTCCGGCGCACAGTTTCTGACCTATTTCAATTATGGTCAAGTGGATGCATGGGGCGTTGATCTTGGAGTAAACTACTACCTGAACAAAAGCGCAACGCTGGGTGTGAAGTATTCTTGGTTCGACTCCGACATCACCGATGGCGATATTAAAAACGACGCCAACCGCGATGGTGCTGTCTCCGCCGAGGAACGTAGTCTGAATGCGCCAAATCACCGCGTGGCAGGTACCTTGAGTTTGGCAAACATTGCCGGAAAGCCGCTTTTTGCCAATATCTCGGCACGTTGGGTACAAGAATATGACTTCTACTCTGGCAACCAAATTGGTACGGCAGCAGGTGAGGGCAAACGTGGTGTGGTATCGGTAACGCTACCAAGTGGTGTAACGGCAAACTACCTTAAGAACTGGAATCATGGTGCATTGGGTGGCTTTACAACCGTTGACCTGAGCATGGGCTATGCCCTAAACAAAATGTTCTCGTTGGGCGCTGCGGTAAGCAATGTGTTTAATGTAGAACAACGCGAGTTTGTTGGCTCGCCCTCTATCGGACGCTTGATTTCTTTTGAACTAAAGGCCAACCTGAGATAA
- a CDS encoding ketoacyl-ACP synthase III, with protein sequence MRKAKIIGTGLYAPDRVIPNAHFNEMYQQDVDAFLRENRNIFERRYMTEGQTTSDLAAEAGRRAIENAGLRPEDIQLVVVATDTPDFLSPSTAAIVQHKVGATGAGSFDVNTACAGFATALDIGSKYIGADVRYRYVLVIGAYGMSRFLDFRDRNVATLFADGAGAAVLTPSNDESGVLASRLWSDGQYSDYMGLYVGGAATPPTEVLVHDQQHLLQFRKKFPKTFNFDLWTGVIEELCDDLGITPHDVDRYFFTQINILTIREVLTHFDLPEHKTHYIMDRYGYTGSAAIPMALADAHAVGKLQRGELVFIVTSGGGAAMAALALRW encoded by the coding sequence ATGCGAAAAGCCAAAATTATCGGAACAGGGTTGTATGCACCGGATCGGGTCATCCCCAATGCACACTTTAATGAAATGTATCAGCAGGATGTGGATGCTTTTCTGCGTGAAAACCGCAATATCTTTGAGCGGCGATACATGACAGAAGGTCAAACCACCTCCGATCTGGCCGCCGAAGCTGGTCGCCGCGCCATTGAAAATGCTGGACTTAGACCGGAAGACATTCAGTTGGTCGTGGTGGCAACCGATACGCCCGATTTTCTCTCGCCCTCTACAGCAGCTATCGTGCAACATAAGGTGGGTGCGACTGGGGCTGGCTCGTTTGATGTGAATACCGCTTGTGCTGGATTTGCTACGGCCTTAGATATAGGCAGTAAATACATTGGTGCAGATGTCCGCTATCGGTATGTATTGGTCATCGGGGCCTATGGCATGAGCCGTTTTTTAGACTTCCGAGACCGCAATGTCGCTACCCTTTTTGCCGATGGCGCTGGAGCCGCCGTCCTTACACCCTCTAACGACGAAAGCGGAGTACTGGCTTCGCGCTTGTGGTCGGATGGGCAGTACAGCGACTACATGGGGCTATATGTGGGTGGCGCGGCTACCCCACCAACAGAAGTCCTCGTCCATGATCAACAACATTTGCTTCAATTCCGGAAAAAATTCCCCAAAACCTTTAATTTTGACCTCTGGACGGGGGTGATTGAGGAATTGTGTGACGACTTGGGCATTACACCACACGATGTAGATCGTTATTTCTTTACCCAAATCAATATCCTCACCATCCGGGAAGTCCTGACACATTTCGACCTTCCCGAACATAAAACCCATTACATCATGGATCGGTATGGCTATACCGGAAGTGCCGCCATTCCGATGGCCTTGGCGGATGCACATGCGGTAGGAAAACTCCAGCGGGGCGAACTCGTGTTTATCGTCACTTCTGGGGGGGGAGCCGCTATGGCCGCGCTTGCCCTTCGGTGGTAA